Within the Solibacillus silvestris genome, the region AGTTTAAATATTGACATGGTTGAGGCATTAGGAGCATCTGCCACAGCAATGTCCTATGGTGAAGTATATTCGGCTATTCAAACAGGGGTAATTGATGGGGCTGAAAACAACTTCCCGAGTTACTACACGACGAATCATTTCGAAGTGGCCAAGTACATAACGATGGATGGACATTCTGGTGTACCCGAAGTTTTGACGGCTTCGAAAGCATTCTGGGATACGTTATCCGATGAAGATAAGGAAATCTTTAAGGAAGCGGCGCTGGAATCACAAGTAGTGCAACGAAAAGCGTGGGCAGAGTTGGAAGAAGAGTCTTTGCGTGAAGCAAAAAATGCCGGAAATACAGTTACTGTCATCGATGATGTCACACCTTGGCAAGAAGCTGTTCAACCGATCTACACAAAATACGGCGAGCAATTTAAAGAGAATTTAGAGAAGATTCAATCATTAGTTAAGTAAAACAAAGGGGAGGGCAAACGAGTGGTTACTATAAAAAAAGCAAAAAGTATTTTAGACCGCAGTCTTGATTATCTGTTAGGAACAATGATTGTTGCAATGACACTAATCATCATTTATCAAATATTCACACGTAACTTTTTAGATTTCACACCGAGATGGACGGAAGAGTTGGCATTGCTTTTACTGATTTGGATTGCCTTTATCGGAATTGCTATTGGTTTTAGAGACAACTTACATATTGGAGTAGGGGTTTTTGTAGGCTTGATGCCAAAGAACATTCAAAAGAAAATTGATCTCATTACAAAAGTTTTAGTGATCGCCATGAGTATTATTTTTATTTACTACGGCTTCCGTTTTACATTTTTAATGCACGGATCGCTAATGGCTGGTACAGGATTACCGCAAAGTTTTCTATACAGTGCAATTCCTGTCAGTGGTATTTTAACGTTCATTTATGGGGTTGAAATGTTCTTTAAAGATGCGATTCATGAAGATTTTGATGACGATGCCAAAGAAGCGATGGAGGCGGCTAAATAATGGGGATTGGGATTTTACTTGCAGTATTTGTAGTGTTATTACTTTTACGAGTGCCGGTTGCACTTTGTC harbors:
- a CDS encoding C4-dicarboxylate ABC transporter permease, which produces MVTIKKAKSILDRSLDYLLGTMIVAMTLIIIYQIFTRNFLDFTPRWTEELALLLLIWIAFIGIAIGFRDNLHIGVGVFVGLMPKNIQKKIDLITKVLVIAMSIIFIYYGFRFTFLMHGSLMAGTGLPQSFLYSAIPVSGILTFIYGVEMFFKDAIHEDFDDDAKEAMEAAK